CGCAGGCATATGTCTATATATAGTTACaatgatcaatatataatattctgaTGTGAAAGACTTCGATCAAAAGGGAGTGTAAATTTGCATCTGACTCAATATGTGCTCAAAGGTGTCACTTTGCTTCTCTATAGAATGGGTGTGCACCCCTTCATAAGTAGTCAATACAATCCCTTCGTCTTTGGTTAATCGTTGAACTTGCTTCTTTACATTGCAACCTTGATACGTACAACGATAGTAGCTTCTGCAAATTAAACGAGAAAATAGAATCAATGCGCTTGCAGCTTAATTATAAAAGCATCCATGCATGATAGCTATATCCGCTCtactttctaatatatatatatatatatatataaaagatcatcGATCGAGAATCATGTTCATGTCCAATGATCTGCTCCGTAGGACCACAACAAGTACGTACATGATCATGTCATGAATATGTTAATCACTCATCCTAATTTGCTAGAACGGTACTAACAGTTATACGGAGATGGAAGAATTGAGAGATTACTGGTGCATGTTATTAGATatacaagctagctagctagctaggtggaTATTTAGTAAATGAAAAGGTATATATGATTTATATCTCGTCGTCCTACAAAATTACAATGACCATCCAAGCAATTGGCTTCATCCATGGACTAATATTTCAACATCGAATTACCCACAAATTAATGTGAAGTGTAGTGTTAACAGTACTAGTTCATGTGCAGAAATTAAGATCAATTGGTACcatatataattcatatatatcaCATGCATGCATCGATCTGATAAAGATCAATCATCATCCTCATGATCTTGTAATGTGTCAAAATAAGCAAACTGGCCaccacactacaagaaaaaattaGTTGCTAATAGCTTGTCGTTGCTATTAATTAGTCGcaattgtcattttttttatagtaccAACTGTATATATGGAAGGACACTTACTGATGAGGAGGATCAGAAGCCGTGTTTTCCAAATTGGCCAGGTTTCTTTGTGAGCTTAGATCCTTAGGATCTGATCTCCTTCTagttaatttttctttatgttgTGATCCATCAAAGTTTTACAGACTTTTAGTTATGTTCTTCAGTTCTAGCTAGGTTTATAAAACATTATAAATTAGGGTCAATTAAGTCTACTGGTGTCTAAGTGCATATGGTATATATCTATCAACaattcgatatatatatatatatatatatataggaaactGCAATATTATATGGCAATTTtgacacatacatatatatatatatatatacatacatgtaGTTCTCTAGCTATAgcagttttggtttttttttttttttccttttctttggttgTTAAACTgctaaaatatatattgaagaattaatattaagatGGAACAAATTTCATTAACTATGAATGTGTAATTAATTACACATTGAAAGGCGATTCAATAAGGTGTCTCGCACGTACTGCCTGTGATTCTGTGGGAATTCCTTGTAAGACCGATTAAGTCTTAACAAAAGAAGAACACGAGAGGCCAGGAAAAGGAAAAACCCTTGAAGAAGAAGTGGAAAGAACTAAAATGCTTCTTGCACCTACGGCTGTCACGGAATCCCCCATCGATGTGCACTAGTACGTACTCGCGAAGGTGCATCATGTATATATGCGAGCGATGATGCAATTGGATGCATTTATGTTTTGGCAATATATCACATTTATATAATAACCCTAGTTCTGGAAATCAACCAGCATCTCTCCTCTTGGAACAAGGAAATGATGGGAATTTTGGTCGAACGTTCTTTACACAAATCAAATATGTATAGCATGCAGATCATCGATCGAGACGACAGTActtgcaaaaatgaaaaatgatctAATGATATTAGGGTTGCAAccggaaaaaacaaaaaaaaaaaaaaaaaaaagaaaaaaagaaaaaaaaaagaaaaagaagaagaagaagaagcctgACCAATGAAGCCAATTAGAAAAGAAATCCATTAACGAACCTCGGGAATTTGTTGTTCTTAACTGCTTTTTGGCCATATTTCCTCCAACGATAGCCATCATCGAGTATGTCAACTTGAGTCCTAGTTTGAAAAGCATATCTGGGCTTCCTAATCTTCTTGATCTGCCCCTTCTTTTTAACCGGTTTGACCTGATCGGTTTCATCCCCAGAAAAGCTTGATCTATTCTGAGAAATTTGTTTAACTTCTGCTCTTTTTGGGACATGGTTTTCTGTCTTCAACCCCAAGATCGTCGTCCCATTTGAACTCTCACCTTGAAAATCTTGAAAAGCGTTAAAGCTTCCCATGTTTGTTGAGTAAGGATTCAAAGGATAACTTGACTGCCCAGTAGACGGACAAGGGAAGAACATTTGGTAGTTCTCCATAGAAAGCAGCTAGTTGAATGTATAAAGAAGAAGATAGAAGAACAAGAAGCTAGCTAGGAGAAAGATCAGGGCCGGCCGGGAGAATGAATCTGAAAAGGTTGTAGTGATCTAATATAGAGAGTGGGGGCGGCTACCTAGAGCGTCCACAATATTCATGACCATGTATTTAAGACCAAGTGCAGAATAACAAGAAAACTCCAAATTAGAGATATAATCATATAGGACGAATATTGTCGTAAACGGCACGAAAAATGTCCAAGGGTTTAGAAGATTAGcggattattaatttaataaggggaaaaaaaataaaaaaagatttgaaaacaGTGGCGCGCGGCTACCGGCGGCTGCATGCATCATTGGAAGAAGACGGTAGTGATCAACGAaacacaataatatttttttaaattaaacaaagtATTTCGTGtagaaagaataataatattattgttttcaCATTAGTTTCTACGAAATAATTCCGATCCGCGTATGCATAAGATtcatattaagtatattttgataaaatatgataaattagtAGTGAtgatgaaattatatatataaaaattaattagctTGCAATTTTACTTGGTCACTGAGAATTTTCAAatggaaaattttgagttttaaaattaaatattaaaatattatattttaatattattattgtattaggatttaaaaaaattaagaaaaagttaaattatttattatattttatatgaaaatttaaaaaaattataataataaaataaaaattttatatttatgataaaattaacTAAACACAACGTAGTTGGTGATCAGAGGCCTGCTTTAATTAGTCAGGGCGTAGACTAGTTGGCCAGTAGCAGTTGCCTATGTACGGATGATGTAGATATGAAAATATCACACGTGTACGGAACTATTAAGcgcccatgcatgcatcatggaTTACAAAGAGTACTATTActgttttcactttttctttctaattaaattaatcttcttaatttattgcatgcgCCATCTCTAGTTCTGAATCTTCTGATCGATCATACCGTGCATGCATCAGCATCTGTATTTCCTCTTAAGTCCGAAATATTGATGTGGACTTTTGATTAAAATATCACGTCTATGTATAATAAGAACGAGttttagagttttgttacgtataaataaagtcacgtattaatttacatattaatattaatttttttacatattaaattaatatacatattaatacataattatgcttgtaactagattttttcaataAGAATTAGACTGCTAAGTACTACATATATTGTTACTCCCTACATGATGATCATTTGAAGATTAATGATTAACGTACATGATTAATTTAACTGTTACGTATATAAATTAAGATAGTTTAAGCTCGCAGATGGATCGATCGGAACAATCAAGTACAAGCTAGAACATgtagggctgtaatcgagccgagCCCCTTTTTGGCTTGCCAAGCTCGGCTcaactcaaaatactcgagctcCCGAGCTCGAGTCTGAGctcgaaatttattttaattctttgttatAAGCTAAAATCTCAACTCGAGTTCGATctcgtcccacaaacgagttTGAGTCAAGCCGATTTTTAGCTTgtcgagctcgactcgataaTCTAAAATCTCAACTCTAGCTCGTCCTACAAACGAGTTTGAATTGagccgagctcgagctcgatctcgagcttgaattgttttttttaataagatttaataattaataaattaataaaaaaagaaataatattgaatttatacaactaacaagtagaatctctattaaattataaaattttaaaaaatttataaataattaatatttaactagttgatatttatctaaaataacaatatattatatgcctacatatattattaatacatacacttaatataatagtatatatctatttcatatatggttcacacttactagtatatgaaattattaaattttatcaactaattattatacaaattataaaatatacctatgaaatatatttactatatagacataagtaattagaatacatattatatatttaattataaaagtggtatgcttatattattaattaatacatatatacatgcataggtatatatatatatatatatatttatcaa
This is a stretch of genomic DNA from Carya illinoinensis cultivar Pawnee chromosome 3, C.illinoinensisPawnee_v1, whole genome shotgun sequence. It encodes these proteins:
- the LOC122303835 gene encoding probable WRKY transcription factor 75, whose protein sequence is MENYQMFFPCPSTGQSSYPLNPYSTNMGSFNAFQDFQGESSNGTTILGLKTENHVPKRAEVKQISQNRSSFSGDETDQVKPVKKKGQIKKIRKPRYAFQTRTQVDILDDGYRWRKYGQKAVKNNKFPRSYYRCTYQGCNVKKQVQRLTKDEGIVLTTYEGVHTHSIEKQSDTFEHILSQMQIYTPF